The following coding sequences lie in one Clostridiales bacterium genomic window:
- a CDS encoding adenine phosphoribosyltransferase: MDIKEKIRVIDGFPREGISFKDITTLTKDGAAFKYTIDEMVKNLKGKDIDLVVGPEARGFIIGAPIAYALNVGFVPVRKPGKLPAETNRIKYELEYGSNELEIHKDAIKAGQKVAIVDDLLATGGTILAVAKLIEGLGGKVETIDFIIELTDLKGRKKLSGYNVNSLIQYNV, encoded by the coding sequence ATGGATATTAAAGAAAAAATCAGGGTAATTGATGGATTTCCAAGAGAAGGTATAAGTTTTAAGGATATAACTACTCTAACCAAAGATGGCGCTGCCTTTAAGTACACTATTGACGAAATGGTAAAAAATTTAAAGGGTAAGGATATAGACCTCGTAGTCGGACCTGAGGCCAGGGGTTTTATAATAGGCGCTCCTATTGCATATGCACTGAATGTAGGCTTTGTGCCTGTTAGGAAACCTGGAAAGTTACCGGCTGAAACGAATAGAATAAAATATGAGCTTGAGTATGGGTCTAATGAGCTTGAAATTCACAAGGATGCTATTAAGGCAGGGCAAAAGGTTGCAATTGTAGACGATCTTCTGGCTACGGGCGGAACCATACTTGCCGTTGCCAAACTGATAGAAGGCCTTGGAGGAAAAGTTGAAACGATAGATTTTATAATAGAGCTTACGGATTTAAAAGGTAGAAAAAAACTGTCGGGTTACAATGTAAATTCGCTGATACAA